The following are encoded in a window of Mycobacterium sp. ELW1 genomic DNA:
- a CDS encoding family 1 encapsulin nanocompartment shell protein — MNNLYRELAPITESAWSEIELEASRTFKRHIAGRRVVDVSEPGGPVTAGVSTGHLRDVAAPAEGVLAHLRESKPLVRLRVPFTVSRTAIDDVERGAQDSDWDPVKAAAKKLAFIEDRAIFEGYKEASIDGIRMCSSNPALALPEDAREYPDVFAQALSELRLAGVDGPYSVLLSADAYTKVSETTEHGYPIREHLNRLVDGEIIWAPAIDGAFLLSTRGGDFDLQLGTDVAIGYLSHDAETVQLYLEETLTFLCYTAEASVALTA; from the coding sequence ATGAACAACCTCTACCGCGAGCTCGCTCCGATCACCGAATCGGCCTGGAGCGAAATCGAATTGGAGGCCAGCCGGACGTTCAAGCGGCATATCGCCGGCCGTCGCGTCGTCGACGTCAGCGAGCCGGGCGGTCCGGTGACCGCCGGGGTGAGCACCGGTCATCTGCGCGACGTGGCGGCGCCGGCCGAGGGCGTGCTGGCGCACCTGCGGGAATCCAAGCCGCTGGTTCGGCTGCGGGTGCCGTTCACGGTGTCGCGCACCGCAATCGACGACGTGGAGCGCGGCGCGCAGGATTCGGACTGGGATCCGGTCAAGGCCGCGGCCAAGAAGCTGGCGTTCATCGAGGACCGCGCGATCTTCGAGGGGTACAAGGAGGCGTCGATCGACGGCATCCGGATGTGCAGCTCCAACCCGGCGCTGGCGCTGCCGGAGGACGCCCGCGAGTATCCCGACGTGTTCGCCCAGGCCCTGTCGGAGCTGCGGCTGGCCGGCGTGGACGGCCCCTACTCGGTGCTGCTGTCCGCCGACGCCTACACCAAGGTCAGCGAGACCACCGAGCACGGCTATCCGATCCGCGAGCACCTCAACCGGCTGGTGGACGGCGAGATCATCTGGGCGCCCGCGATCGACGGCGCGTTCCTGCTGAGCACCCGCGGCGGCGACTTCGACCTTCAGCTGGGCACCGACGTCGCGATCGGCTACCTGAGCCATGACGCGGAGACGGTGCAGCTGTACCTGGAGGAGACCCTGACGTTCCTCTGCTACACCGCTGAGGCGTCGGTCGCGCTGACCGCCTGA